One region of Culex pipiens pallens isolate TS chromosome 2, TS_CPP_V2, whole genome shotgun sequence genomic DNA includes:
- the LOC120420338 gene encoding N(4)-(Beta-N-acetylglucosaminyl)-L-asparaginase-like, translated as MASPRRILLLVAAILIQAHRTDQALPLVINTWAFTNATLRAHQWLVVGETGPIDALVEGCSVCEREQCDGTVGYGGSPDENGETTLDAMIMDGSTMNIGAVAAMRDVKHAAAVARHVLENTKHTLLVGDRATEFAVQMGFRRESLETERSKEMWEQWKNNHCQPNFWQNVIPSPSMSCGPYEPISGNAIPQNHWTSNELNEDDHAPTFNRFNHDTIGMIVIDAEGHVVAGTSTNGARNKIPGRVGDSPIPGSGAYADSTVGAAAATGDGDIMMRFMPSLLAVEGLRRGLSPMQAGETALARIAVHYPNFVGGIVVASSDGQYGAACHGMDEFPYSVAEGSKETEVVVKKVKCRTKRR; from the exons ATGGCGTCGCCGAGGCGAATTCTTCTGCTAGTGGCCGCGATCCTGATTCAGGCTCACCGAACTGATCAAGCCCTCCCGCTGGTGATCAACACCTGGGCGTTCACGAACGCCACGCTGCGAGCCCATCAATGGCTGGTGGTCGGCGAGACGGGTCCCATCGATGCCCTGGTCGAGGGTTGCAGCGTTTGCGAGCGGGAGCAGTGCGACGGAACGGTCGGCTACGGTGGCAGTCCGGACGAGAACGGGGAGACAACGCTGGACGCGATGATCATGGACGGGAGTACGATGAACATCGGGGCTGTGGCGGCGATGAGGGATGTTAAACATGCTGCGGCGGTCGCGAGGCATGTGTTGGAGAATACGAAGCATACGCTGTTGGTCGGCGATCGGGCCACGGAGTTTGCCGTCCAGATGGGATTCAGGCGGGAGAGTTTGGAGACCGAGCGATCCAAGGAGATGTGGGAGCAGTGGAAGAACAATCACTGTCAGCCCAACTTTTGGCAG AACGTGATCCCGTCCCCCTCGATGTCCTGCGGTCCGTACGAGCCCATCTCCGGCAACGCGATCCCTCAGAACCACTGGACCTCGAACGAACTCAACGAGGACGATCACGCACCAACGTTCAACCGCTTCAACCACGACACCATCGGAATGATCGTGATCGACGCCGAAGGTCACGTGGTGGCCGGAACCTCGACCAACGGAGCTCGCAACAAGATCCCGGGTCGCGTGGGAGATTCTCCCATTCCGGGTTCGGGAGCGTATGCGGATTCGACGGTGGGCGCGGCGGCCGCTACCGGTGACGGGGACATTATGATGCGCTTTATGCCGTCGTTGTTGGCAGTGGAGGGATTGCGCCGGGGGTTGAGTCCAATGCAGGCGGGGGAAACGGCACTGGCAAGGATTGCGGTGCATTATCCGAACTTTGTGGGTGGGATCGTGGTCGCTAGTAGCGATGGGCAGTACGGAGCGGCGTGTCATGGGATGGACGAGTTTCCGTACTCGGTTGCGGAGGGAAGCAAGGAGACGGAAGTGGTGGTGAAGAAGGTCAAGTGTAGGACGAAAAGACGTTGA